GGCGATCCGCAGCTGGGCCTGCGCGGAAGAGCCCAGCAAAAGGCCGGCAACGAGGGCGTAGCGCAGCATTCTACTTCAGGCTCTCGTCGATGCTCTTGCACGCCTCGAGCAGCTCCTTGACCGCGTCGACACTGACCTGGAAGTTGGCTTTGGCCTTTTCGTCGAGGTCGATTTCCACGATCCGTTCCACGCCGTTCGCGCCGATCACGATCGGCACGCCGACGTAGAGGCCGTCGACGCCGTACTGGCCGGTCAGGTGCGCGGCGCAGGGGAGAACGCGCTTTTTGTCCTTCAGATAAGCTTCGGCCATCTGGATCGCACTCGTCGCCGGCGCGTAGTAGGCCGAGCCGTTGCCGAGGAGCTGGACGATCTCGCCGCCGCCTTTGCGCGTGCGGTCGACGATCGCGTCCATCTTCTCCTGCGTCGACCAGCCCATCTTGATCAGGTCGGGCACCGGGATGCCCGCGACGGTCGAGTATTCGAGGATCGGCACCATGGTGTCGCCGTGACCGCCGAGGACGAAGGCCGTGACGTCCTCCATCGAAACGTCGAACTCCTCGGCCAGGAAGTGGCGGAAGCGCGCGCTGTCGAGCACGCCGGCCATGCCGACGACTTTGTTGTGCGGCAGGCCGGAGAATTCGCGCAACGCCCAGACCATTGCGTCGAGCGGGTTGGTGATGCAGATCACGAAAGCGTCGGGGCAGTTGGCCTTGATGCCTTCGCCCACGGCCTTCATCACCTTGAGGTTGATTTCGAGCAGGTCGTCGCGGCTCATGCCCGGCTTGCGCGGAACGCCTGCGGTCACGATCACCACGTCCGCGCCGGCGATGTCCTTATAATCGCTCGTGC
The sequence above is a segment of the Pelagerythrobacter marensis genome. Coding sequences within it:
- the mdh gene encoding malate dehydrogenase; the protein is MARKKIALVGAGMIGGTLAHLAAMKEMGDVVLFDIAEGMPAGKALDLSQAGPVEGFDAQLKGTSDYKDIAGADVVIVTAGVPRKPGMSRDDLLEINLKVMKAVGEGIKANCPDAFVICITNPLDAMVWALREFSGLPHNKVVGMAGVLDSARFRHFLAEEFDVSMEDVTAFVLGGHGDTMVPILEYSTVAGIPVPDLIKMGWSTQEKMDAIVDRTRKGGGEIVQLLGNGSAYYAPATSAIQMAEAYLKDKKRVLPCAAHLTGQYGVDGLYVGVPIVIGANGVERIVEIDLDEKAKANFQVSVDAVKELLEACKSIDESLK